A genomic window from Candidatus Andeanibacterium colombiense includes:
- the purH gene encoding bifunctional phosphoribosylaminoimidazolecarboxamide formyltransferase/IMP cyclohydrolase: protein MNFVSDVKIGRALLSVSDKSGLAELGAALAARGVELVSTGGTAKALRDAGLAVKDVSELTGFPEMMDGRVKTLHPTVHGGILAVRDDPAHAASMAEHGIGAIDLLVVNLYPFEATVARGAERDEVVENIDIGGPSMVRSAAKNHAYVTILTDPADYAELLGELDAQSGATTYDFRRKMAAKAFAATAAYDAAISSWFAFADQGQAFPDRLALALRKGEELRYGENPHQAAAVYLPQRVGVQGIPQARQLQGKELSYNNFNDADAALELISEFRDGPAAVAIIKHANPCGVAQGGSLLDAYNAAFDCDRVSAFGGIVACNRPLDAATAEAITSIFTEVVIAPGADEAARAIFAAKKNLRLLLVDELPDPRRPGLSLKTIAGGLLLQSRDNGEITDADLKVVTRRAPSTQELADCLFAWRVAKHVKSNAIVYAKDGVTAGIGAGQMNRRDSSRIAAIRAREAAEEAGWPQPRTVGSAVASDAFFPFPDGLLAAAEAGATAVIQPGGAMGDDKVIAAADEAGLAMVFTGMRHFRH, encoded by the coding sequence ATGAATTTCGTGAGCGACGTGAAGATAGGGCGGGCGCTGCTGTCAGTGTCCGACAAGAGCGGCTTGGCGGAACTCGGCGCGGCCCTGGCCGCCCGGGGGGTGGAACTGGTTTCGACCGGCGGAACGGCCAAGGCGTTGCGCGACGCGGGGCTCGCGGTGAAGGACGTCTCGGAACTGACCGGCTTCCCCGAGATGATGGACGGACGGGTCAAGACGCTCCACCCAACGGTTCACGGCGGAATTCTCGCGGTGCGCGACGATCCGGCGCATGCCGCATCGATGGCCGAGCACGGCATCGGCGCGATCGATCTGCTGGTGGTCAATCTCTATCCGTTCGAAGCGACCGTCGCGCGCGGGGCCGAGCGAGACGAAGTGGTCGAGAATATCGACATCGGCGGCCCGTCGATGGTCCGCTCGGCCGCGAAGAACCACGCTTATGTGACGATCCTCACCGACCCGGCCGATTATGCCGAATTGCTCGGCGAACTCGACGCGCAGAGCGGCGCGACCACTTACGATTTCCGCCGCAAGATGGCCGCCAAGGCCTTTGCCGCGACCGCCGCCTATGACGCGGCGATCTCCTCGTGGTTCGCCTTCGCCGACCAGGGCCAGGCCTTCCCCGACCGGCTCGCGCTCGCGCTGCGCAAGGGCGAGGAATTGCGTTACGGTGAGAATCCGCACCAGGCGGCCGCGGTCTATCTGCCGCAGCGCGTGGGCGTGCAGGGCATTCCGCAGGCGCGCCAGCTCCAGGGCAAGGAGCTCAGCTACAACAATTTCAACGATGCCGACGCGGCATTGGAGCTGATTTCCGAATTCCGCGACGGGCCCGCGGCGGTCGCGATTATCAAGCACGCCAATCCCTGCGGAGTGGCGCAGGGCGGTTCGCTGCTCGATGCCTATAATGCGGCGTTCGATTGCGACCGGGTCTCGGCCTTCGGTGGGATCGTCGCCTGCAACCGGCCGCTGGACGCGGCGACCGCCGAGGCGATCACCTCGATCTTCACCGAAGTGGTGATCGCGCCGGGTGCGGACGAGGCCGCGCGGGCGATCTTCGCCGCGAAGAAGAATTTGCGCCTGCTGCTGGTCGATGAATTGCCGGACCCGCGCCGCCCGGGCCTGTCGCTCAAGACCATCGCCGGCGGGCTGCTGCTGCAAAGCCGCGACAATGGCGAGATTACCGACGCGGACCTGAAAGTGGTGACCAGGCGCGCCCCGAGCACGCAGGAGCTGGCCGACTGCCTGTTCGCCTGGCGCGTGGCCAAGCACGTCAAGTCGAACGCGATCGTCTATGCGAAGGACGGCGTCACCGCCGGGATCGGAGCGGGGCAGATGAATCGCCGCGACAGTTCGCGCATTGCCGCGATCCGCGCACGCGAGGCGGCCGAGGAAGCCGGCTGGCCGCAGCCGCGCACGGTGGGTTCGGCCGTCGCATCAGACGCGTTTTTCCCGTTCCCCGACGGCCTCCTCGCCGCCGCCGAAGCCGGCGCGACCGCGGTGATCCAACCCGGCGGCGCGATGGGCGACGACAAGGTCATCGCCGCAGCCGACGAGGCCGGTCTCGCGATGGTCTTCACCGGAATGCGGCACTTCCGGCACTGA
- a CDS encoding DUF6152 family protein — MPGKITRRNALFAAAGAAVLIGAPLAAHHSTAMFEWGKELPMKHATVDKWEWTNPHTFLYVTVKERDGQLHKWALEGMSPNHLVRYGWARDSIKPGEQIDITYYPLRDKRRGGFNVTVTKANGKKLWQFGEGGSQTAKAQAEGAKKN, encoded by the coding sequence ATGCCTGGGAAAATCACGCGCCGTAATGCCCTGTTTGCCGCCGCCGGCGCCGCCGTATTGATCGGCGCCCCGCTTGCCGCGCACCATTCGACCGCGATGTTCGAATGGGGCAAGGAATTGCCGATGAAGCATGCGACGGTCGACAAATGGGAATGGACCAATCCGCACACCTTCCTCTACGTCACGGTCAAGGAACGCGACGGGCAGCTGCACAAATGGGCGCTCGAGGGCATGAGCCCCAACCATCTCGTCCGCTATGGCTGGGCAAGGGATTCGATCAAGCCGGGCGAGCAGATCGACATCACCTATTACCCGCTGCGTGACAAGCGCCGCGGCGGCTTCAATGTCACCGTCACCAAGGCCAACGGCAAGAAGCTGTGGCAGTTCGGCGAAGGCGGCTCGCAGACCGCGAAGGCCCAGGCCGAAGGTGCCAAGAAGAACTAA
- a CDS encoding M20 family metallopeptidase — MLTESLLEDARAIADRIVTLRRAIHAEPELGLDTPKTRDKVRAELADLPLEWREGPSTTGAVAILKGGKPGAAVLLRGDMDALPMAEETGLDFASTVPGRMHACGHDTHTAMLAGAARLLAARQADLAGEVRFMFQPGEEGFHGARFMLEDGLLGGDGDYRLPEAAFAMHIMPNAAHGVFGSRDGPLLAAADALEITVRGRGGHASMPHDTRDPVPVACEIVLAIQTIVTRRFNAAEAVVATITQLDAGSAHNIIPDTVRMRGTVRTLSPANRARIQEEIVRVAKGIAQAHGMEADPVFTPGFPPTVNDPRAVSLGEEIANGLGAKELGRPNQPFLRMAHPIMGAEDFSYVLQKIPGAMFFLGVAKEGADWSQCCGLHSSKMIVDEAVLPRGAAFLAGCATRFLARGWN; from the coding sequence ATGTTGACCGAATCCCTGCTCGAAGACGCCCGCGCGATCGCCGATCGCATCGTCACCCTGCGCCGCGCGATCCACGCCGAACCCGAACTGGGGCTCGACACTCCCAAAACCCGCGACAAGGTCCGCGCCGAGCTGGCCGACCTGCCGCTCGAATGGCGCGAGGGTCCTTCGACCACCGGGGCGGTCGCGATCCTCAAGGGCGGCAAGCCCGGCGCGGCGGTATTGCTGCGCGGCGACATGGATGCGCTGCCGATGGCCGAGGAAACCGGGCTCGACTTCGCCTCGACCGTGCCCGGGCGGATGCATGCCTGCGGCCACGATACCCATACCGCGATGCTGGCCGGCGCGGCGCGCCTGCTCGCCGCGCGGCAGGCCGATCTCGCGGGCGAGGTCCGCTTCATGTTCCAGCCGGGCGAGGAAGGCTTCCACGGCGCGCGCTTCATGCTGGAGGACGGGCTGCTTGGCGGAGACGGTGATTACCGGCTGCCCGAAGCCGCCTTCGCGATGCATATCATGCCCAATGCCGCCCACGGCGTGTTCGGCAGCCGCGACGGTCCATTGCTGGCTGCGGCCGATGCGCTGGAGATCACCGTGCGCGGGCGCGGCGGCCACGCCTCGATGCCGCACGACACGCGCGATCCGGTGCCGGTCGCCTGCGAGATCGTGCTGGCGATCCAGACCATCGTGACCCGCCGGTTCAACGCGGCCGAGGCGGTGGTGGCGACGATCACCCAGCTCGATGCCGGCAGCGCGCACAACATCATCCCCGACACGGTGCGGATGCGCGGCACTGTCCGCACGCTCTCGCCGGCAAACCGCGCGCGCATCCAGGAAGAGATCGTCCGCGTCGCGAAGGGCATCGCGCAGGCGCACGGGATGGAGGCCGATCCGGTGTTCACGCCCGGCTTCCCGCCCACGGTCAACGATCCGCGCGCCGTCTCGCTCGGCGAAGAGATAGCCAATGGCCTCGGCGCCAAAGAGCTTGGGCGCCCCAACCAGCCGTTTTTGCGCATGGCCCATCCGATCATGGGCGCGGAGGACTTCTCCTACGTGCTGCAGAAGATCCCCGGCGCGATGTTCTTTCTCGGTGTCGCAAAGGAGGGTGCGGACTGGAGCCAATGCTGCGGGCTGCATTCGAGCAAGATGATCGTCGACGAAGCGGTGCTCCCCCGCGGCGCGGCCTTCCTCGCCGGCTGCGCGACGCGCTTCCTCGCGCGGGGCTGGAACTGA
- a CDS encoding heparinase II/III family protein, with translation MDGIGTGSRLALDDGLANVLPASLAIPLDARAEPLASGGEEPPTELIEPGKAIALADFQPPALSAGERLIRIAYRLGVPGQTLAAPFRKPARLRLLATVESPLAGDRVAGVALRAGHFLIHGVKAPIAQMDFGPNARLTPPFERVLHGFEWLRDLAACAPREQCIPTAERVVALWLDANPAPGKGAAWHVGHAGHRLLNWLIHAPLILSSPDKALRARALAGMAATARWLDRAVGRAEDGMAETAGWCAIVAAGLLLPEGKPRRLYGEAGLIKVLGELIGDDGGVLSRSPLLQMEAIGLLAELSACYRAVRLDPPEALQGVLELLVPPLLGLTHGDGSLGCWQGAGAVGADAVAELVEASGVRARPLRHARQWGYQRATGGKAVLQLDAAPPPLARHTRSGCASTLAFEFSDRGQRIVVNCGGAAFAGGQVPVRIESGLRASAAHSTLVLDDVNSTAVLINGKLGTGVSEVELDRRTLSGEKGGNGTRLEASHDGYAQRYGLVHRRILILRDDGSELRGEDLLVPTGRKGKRGKVPFAIRFHIGPGVELGLGESGTGAGLALPDGSYWQFVAAAAEDCQLLVEESLWVDGGGKPHPIQQLVIQGMVSRGGGTFSWLLKRMG, from the coding sequence ATGGACGGCATCGGGACCGGGTCACGGCTGGCGCTCGATGATGGGCTCGCAAACGTCCTCCCCGCCTCGCTTGCGATTCCGCTCGACGCCCGCGCGGAGCCGCTTGCTTCCGGCGGGGAAGAACCGCCGACCGAACTGATCGAACCCGGGAAGGCCATCGCGCTGGCCGATTTCCAGCCGCCCGCGCTTTCGGCGGGCGAGCGGCTGATCCGCATCGCCTATCGCCTGGGCGTCCCGGGGCAGACGCTGGCCGCGCCGTTCCGCAAACCGGCGCGGCTGCGCCTGCTTGCCACGGTCGAAAGCCCGCTGGCGGGCGATCGGGTCGCGGGCGTGGCCCTGCGCGCCGGGCATTTCCTGATCCACGGGGTCAAGGCGCCGATCGCGCAGATGGATTTCGGCCCCAACGCCCGGCTGACCCCGCCGTTCGAACGGGTGCTCCACGGCTTCGAATGGCTGCGCGATCTCGCCGCCTGCGCCCCGCGCGAACAATGCATCCCCACCGCCGAGCGGGTTGTGGCGCTGTGGCTCGATGCCAATCCCGCGCCGGGCAAAGGCGCCGCCTGGCATGTCGGCCATGCCGGGCACCGGCTGCTCAACTGGCTGATCCACGCACCGCTGATCCTCTCCAGCCCGGACAAGGCGCTGCGCGCCCGCGCGCTGGCGGGAATGGCGGCGACCGCTCGCTGGCTGGATCGCGCGGTCGGCCGGGCCGAGGATGGGATGGCCGAGACCGCCGGCTGGTGCGCGATCGTCGCCGCCGGCTTGCTGCTGCCCGAAGGAAAGCCGCGCCGCCTCTATGGCGAAGCAGGGCTGATCAAGGTGCTGGGCGAACTGATCGGCGACGATGGCGGAGTGCTGTCGCGCAGCCCGCTCCTGCAGATGGAGGCGATCGGCCTGCTGGCCGAACTGTCCGCCTGTTACCGCGCGGTCCGGCTGGATCCGCCCGAGGCGCTGCAGGGCGTGCTGGAACTGCTGGTCCCGCCGCTGCTTGGGCTCACCCACGGCGACGGCTCGCTCGGCTGCTGGCAGGGCGCGGGCGCGGTCGGGGCCGATGCGGTCGCCGAGCTGGTCGAGGCCAGCGGAGTGCGCGCTCGCCCGCTGCGCCACGCACGCCAATGGGGTTATCAGCGCGCGACCGGCGGCAAGGCGGTACTCCAGCTCGATGCGGCGCCCCCCCCGTTGGCACGCCACACGCGCAGCGGCTGCGCCTCCACCCTCGCGTTCGAATTCTCCGACCGCGGCCAGCGGATCGTGGTCAATTGCGGCGGCGCGGCTTTCGCCGGCGGGCAGGTTCCGGTGCGGATCGAGAGCGGCTTGCGCGCCAGCGCCGCCCATTCCACCTTGGTGCTGGACGACGTCAATTCCACTGCGGTGCTGATCAACGGCAAGCTCGGTACCGGGGTGAGCGAAGTCGAGCTGGATCGCCGCACCCTCTCGGGCGAAAAGGGGGGGAACGGCACCCGGCTCGAAGCGAGCCATGACGGCTATGCCCAGCGTTACGGCCTGGTGCACCGCCGCATCCTGATCCTGCGCGACGACGGCAGCGAATTGCGCGGCGAGGACCTGCTGGTGCCGACCGGGCGCAAGGGCAAGCGCGGAAAGGTGCCCTTCGCGATCCGTTTCCACATTGGCCCGGGGGTCGAACTGGGACTCGGCGAAAGCGGCACCGGTGCCGGTCTGGCTTTGCCCGACGGCAGCTATTGGCAATTCGTCGCCGCGGCGGCAGAGGATTGCCAGCTGCTGGTCGAGGAAAGCCTGTGGGTCGATGGCGGCGGCAAGCCGCACCCGATCCAGCAATTGGTGATCCAGGGAATGGTTTCGCGCGGCGGGGGAACATTCTCCTGGCTGCTCAAGCGGATGGGATGA
- a CDS encoding transcriptional repressor has translation MGEHHHHEHSGDRLVDAARNALTEAGEQWTDMRAGVFEALARYDKPASAYDIAEDLTKSRGKRVAANSVYRILDLFVKTNLANRIESSNAYIANSHPGCLHDCIFLICDNCGQTTHFDDDRLTGSLRDAGAKSGFTEVRPVVELRGLCDTCT, from the coding sequence ATGGGCGAGCACCATCACCACGAACATTCGGGCGACCGGCTGGTCGATGCGGCACGCAATGCGCTGACCGAAGCCGGCGAACAGTGGACCGACATGCGTGCCGGCGTGTTCGAAGCGCTCGCGCGATACGACAAGCCGGCTTCGGCCTACGACATCGCCGAGGATCTCACGAAAAGCCGCGGCAAGCGCGTGGCGGCGAACAGCGTGTACCGCATCCTCGATCTGTTCGTGAAAACCAACCTCGCGAACCGGATCGAGAGCTCCAACGCCTATATCGCCAACAGCCACCCGGGCTGCCTGCACGATTGCATCTTCCTGATCTGCGACAATTGCGGCCAGACCACCCATTTCGACGACGACCGGCTGACCGGTTCGCTGCGCGATGCGGGGGCGAAGAGCGGTTTCACCGAAGTCCGCCCGGTGGTCGAACTGCGCGGGCTGTGCGACACCTGCACCTGA
- the rpe gene encoding ribulose-phosphate 3-epimerase: MSAPLISPSILSADFARLGEEVRAIDAAGADWIHIDVMDGHFVPNLTIGPDVVKALRPHSAKPFDVHLMVSPVDNWLEAFAAAGADIITVHPEAGPHIHRTVQAIRALGKKPGISLNPGTPAKMLDYLLEDIDLVLVMSVNPGFGGQSFIAGQLKKIEAIRKRIDQMGLDVRIEVDGGVNVETARLCVDAGADVLVAGSASFKGGPDRYAANIAALKGGA; encoded by the coding sequence ATGAGCGCCCCGCTGATCTCGCCTTCGATCCTTTCGGCCGACTTCGCCCGGCTCGGCGAGGAAGTGCGCGCGATCGACGCGGCCGGGGCGGACTGGATCCATATCGACGTGATGGACGGGCATTTCGTGCCCAATCTCACCATCGGACCCGATGTGGTGAAGGCGCTGCGCCCGCATAGCGCCAAGCCGTTCGACGTGCACCTGATGGTCTCGCCGGTCGATAACTGGCTCGAAGCCTTCGCTGCCGCCGGCGCCGATATCATCACCGTCCACCCCGAGGCTGGCCCCCATATTCATCGCACGGTCCAGGCGATCCGGGCGCTCGGCAAGAAGCCGGGCATCTCGCTCAATCCCGGCACCCCGGCCAAGATGCTCGACTATCTGCTCGAGGACATCGACCTGGTGCTGGTGATGAGCGTCAATCCGGGCTTCGGCGGGCAGAGTTTCATCGCCGGCCAGCTGAAGAAGATCGAGGCGATCCGCAAGCGCATCGACCAGATGGGTCTGGACGTTCGGATCGAGGTCGACGGCGGGGTCAATGTCGAGACCGCGCGCCTGTGCGTCGATGCCGGGGCCGATGTGCTGGTCGCCGGATCGGCGAGTTTCAAGGGCGGGCCGGATCGTTACGCGGCCAATATCGCCGCGCTCAAGGGAGGCGCGTGA
- a CDS encoding aspartate-semialdehyde dehydrogenase: MTSIHTLPANPKVGIVGATGLVGGMMLALLEERAFPLASLRLFASARSAGNMVKFRGEELIIEDAASADFAGLDVVFFSAGGSTSKALAPRVAAAGAVVIDNSSAWRSDPDVPLVVAEVNPEALANLPKGIVANPNCTTMAAMPVLKVLHDEAGLKRLVASTYQAVSGGGIEGVEILRDQIVAGAPDCALLARDGQAVALGAARKWAVPIGFNVVPLNYVLGEDDYTEEELKLRDESRKILGLPELTVSATCVRVPVFTGHSLSLNAEFERPLSPERALELLQSAPGVVVTEVPNPLDATGKDPVFVGRVRRDPTVVHGLALFVAGDNLRKGAALNAVQIAECMLG, from the coding sequence ATGACCTCTATCCACACCCTGCCCGCCAATCCCAAGGTCGGCATCGTCGGCGCCACCGGCCTTGTCGGCGGGATGATGCTCGCGCTGCTGGAAGAACGCGCCTTCCCGCTCGCCTCGCTGCGCCTGTTCGCCTCGGCCCGCTCGGCCGGCAACATGGTGAAGTTCCGCGGTGAGGAACTGATCATCGAAGATGCCGCGAGCGCGGATTTCGCCGGGCTCGACGTGGTGTTCTTCTCGGCCGGCGGTTCGACCTCGAAGGCGCTCGCACCCAGGGTCGCCGCGGCCGGTGCGGTGGTGATCGACAACAGCTCGGCCTGGCGTTCCGATCCCGACGTCCCGCTGGTGGTGGCCGAGGTCAATCCGGAAGCCTTGGCGAACCTGCCCAAGGGGATCGTCGCCAATCCCAACTGCACCACGATGGCCGCGATGCCGGTGCTCAAGGTGCTGCATGACGAGGCCGGGCTGAAGCGGCTGGTCGCGAGCACGTATCAGGCAGTGTCGGGCGGCGGCATCGAAGGGGTCGAGATCCTGCGCGACCAGATCGTCGCCGGCGCGCCGGATTGCGCGCTGCTGGCGCGTGACGGCCAAGCGGTCGCGCTCGGCGCCGCGCGCAAATGGGCGGTGCCGATCGGCTTCAACGTCGTGCCGCTGAACTACGTGCTGGGCGAGGATGATTATACCGAGGAAGAGCTGAAATTGCGCGACGAGAGCCGCAAGATCCTCGGCCTGCCCGAATTGACGGTTTCGGCTACCTGCGTCCGCGTGCCGGTGTTCACCGGCCATTCGCTATCGCTCAATGCCGAGTTCGAGCGCCCGCTCTCGCCTGAGCGCGCGCTCGAGTTGCTGCAATCCGCGCCGGGCGTGGTGGTGACCGAAGTGCCCAATCCGCTCGACGCGACCGGCAAGGATCCGGTGTTCGTCGGCCGCGTGCGCCGCGACCCTACCGTGGTCCACGGGCTCGCGCTGTTCGTGGCGGGCGACAATCTGCGGAAAGGTGCCGCGCTCAACGCGGTACAGATCGCCGAATGCATGCTCGGCTGA
- a CDS encoding PH domain-containing protein translates to MDDATRIATLERLAGLYRAGSLTADEYAAQKAKLLGGDGDDAAGITDEKPVAQFHGSTLGWVLGSGLGWLTIVLILSPILAFTLTADTGARYTSLALLAAGFAAIAVRWIGNIAKKYELTNQRLIMRTGLVFKRVDEIELYRVKDSRVDFSIINQLTGIGTITLRSSDVSSEQTDFKIRDVPCARDIREQLRGLVDRARQRRQVREFDIDERGI, encoded by the coding sequence ATGGACGACGCCACGCGGATCGCAACGCTCGAACGGCTTGCCGGCCTCTATCGCGCCGGCAGCCTCACCGCCGACGAATATGCGGCGCAGAAGGCCAAGCTGCTCGGCGGCGATGGCGACGATGCGGCCGGGATCACCGACGAAAAGCCGGTCGCGCAGTTCCACGGCAGCACGCTCGGCTGGGTGCTCGGTTCCGGACTCGGCTGGCTCACGATCGTGCTGATCCTGAGTCCGATCCTCGCCTTCACGCTGACTGCGGACACCGGCGCGCGCTACACCTCGCTGGCACTGCTCGCGGCCGGTTTCGCCGCAATCGCCGTGCGTTGGATCGGGAATATCGCGAAGAAATACGAGCTGACCAACCAGCGGCTGATCATGCGCACGGGCCTGGTGTTCAAGCGGGTGGACGAGATCGAGCTTTACCGGGTGAAGGATTCGCGGGTCGATTTCTCGATCATCAACCAGCTCACCGGGATCGGCACGATCACCCTGCGGTCGAGCGACGTCAGCTCGGAACAGACCGACTTCAAGATCCGCGACGTGCCCTGCGCGCGCGACATTCGCGAGCAATTGCGCGGACTGGTCGACCGCGCACGCCAGCGCCGCCAGGTCCGCGAATTCGACATCGACGAACGCGGTATCTGA
- a CDS encoding MmcB family DNA repair protein produces MGESRKILTPHQQTADQEAAERHAQAIARGICRLFARNDIWCLGEMPLRNGRRADLMGIDAKGQIIIVEIKVARADLLGDAKWPDYLDFCDRFFWGLSPELDRACLEDDCFMPDHCGVIVADGYDAEIVRPAPLKPLAAARRKVEVERLARAALRRQLGLIDPQCEALGRFSD; encoded by the coding sequence ATGGGCGAATCTCGGAAAATCCTCACTCCCCACCAGCAGACGGCCGACCAGGAAGCGGCCGAGCGCCATGCACAGGCTATAGCGCGCGGCATCTGCCGGCTGTTCGCGCGCAACGACATCTGGTGCCTCGGCGAAATGCCGCTGCGCAACGGACGCCGTGCCGATCTGATGGGGATCGATGCGAAGGGCCAGATCATCATCGTCGAGATCAAGGTCGCCCGCGCGGACCTGCTCGGCGATGCCAAATGGCCCGACTATCTCGATTTCTGCGACCGCTTCTTCTGGGGCCTCTCGCCCGAACTCGATCGGGCCTGCCTCGAGGACGACTGCTTCATGCCGGACCATTGCGGGGTGATCGTGGCCGACGGCTATGACGCCGAGATCGTCCGCCCGGCCCCGCTCAAGCCGCTCGCGGCGGCGCGCCGCAAGGTCGAGGTCGAGCGGCTCGCTCGCGCGGCGCTGCGGCGCCAGCTCGGGCTGATCGATCCGCAATGCGAAGCGCTGGGCCGATTCAGCGACTGA
- the msrA gene encoding peptide-methionine (S)-S-oxide reductase MsrA: MTLKTHKIIAPKILGLAAALSLAVACQPAFAEGAVLAPSAKVVASEKGVQTAVFSGGCFWGIEAVFSHTKGVTSAVNGYQGGSKADAAYGVVSEGSTGHAESVKVTYDPKVIRYDQLLRIFFSVGADPTTLNYQGPDHGTQYRSALVPLNPEQKRVAAAYLDQLGKSGIWKGPIVTKLEPNKGFFPAEAYHQDFMLHNPQQPYIQRWDAPKVAAMKKIFPGLYRDAFRAG; encoded by the coding sequence ATGACCCTCAAGACTCACAAAATCATCGCCCCCAAAATTCTCGGCCTCGCCGCCGCGTTGTCGCTGGCGGTCGCGTGCCAGCCGGCCTTTGCCGAAGGGGCGGTCCTTGCCCCTTCCGCAAAAGTCGTCGCATCCGAAAAGGGCGTCCAAACCGCGGTCTTCTCCGGCGGCTGCTTCTGGGGGATCGAAGCGGTGTTCAGCCACACCAAGGGCGTGACCAGCGCGGTCAACGGCTACCAGGGCGGCAGCAAGGCGGACGCGGCCTACGGTGTCGTCAGCGAAGGCAGCACCGGCCATGCCGAATCGGTCAAGGTGACCTACGATCCGAAGGTGATCCGCTACGACCAGCTGCTGCGGATCTTCTTCTCGGTCGGCGCCGATCCGACCACGCTCAATTACCAGGGCCCGGACCACGGAACCCAGTATCGCAGCGCGCTGGTGCCGCTGAACCCCGAACAGAAGAGGGTCGCCGCGGCCTATCTCGATCAGCTCGGCAAGTCGGGCATCTGGAAGGGCCCGATCGTCACGAAGCTGGAGCCGAACAAGGGCTTCTTTCCGGCCGAGGCCTATCACCAGGACTTCATGCTGCACAATCCGCAGCAGCCTTACATCCAGCGCTGGGATGCGCCGAAGGTCGCGGCGATGAAGAAGATCTTCCCGGGCCTTTACCGGGATGCCTTCCGGGCCGGCTGA